A stretch of the Candidatus Methylomirabilota bacterium genome encodes the following:
- a CDS encoding NAD(P)/FAD-dependent oxidoreductase — MSARDVIVVGAGPAGAASAILLAERGWSVTLLDKAAFPRPKICGEYLSPESARILDRLGVLKAIDEAGAQPLRGMKIVAPDGTVIMGSYPTTGPWPSHRDHALAIVRERLDQILVDRARSLPVDVRERHRVTGLLREGSNVKGVQAQDAEGRALELRARLVIGADGRASAVAAALGLLRPHRLRRMALIQHVAGLDGFDERGEIFVDPPDYAILNPVAPGLVNLGLVVPLAHARPFAGRLETFFHARLRQLPRLSARLEGMKPVGALQAMGPLAYRVKEPRAGGVMLAGDATGFYDPFTGEGIFTALRSAELLAEVAHAAIERGTLEASALRPYAEARREHFRGKARLTRALQFVIARRRLANAAAHALLRRPALLDLLMGVLGDFVPPAALFSKGFR, encoded by the coding sequence ATGAGCGCGCGCGACGTGATCGTGGTGGGCGCGGGTCCCGCGGGGGCCGCCTCCGCGATTCTCCTGGCCGAGCGCGGCTGGAGCGTGACCCTGCTCGACAAGGCCGCCTTCCCGCGTCCCAAGATCTGCGGCGAGTACCTCTCGCCGGAGTCCGCGCGCATTCTCGACCGGCTGGGCGTGCTCAAGGCGATCGACGAGGCGGGCGCCCAGCCCCTGCGCGGCATGAAGATCGTGGCGCCTGACGGCACGGTCATCATGGGATCGTATCCCACCACCGGTCCCTGGCCCAGTCACCGGGACCATGCGCTGGCCATTGTCCGCGAGAGGCTGGACCAGATCCTCGTCGATCGTGCGCGAAGCCTGCCCGTGGACGTGCGAGAGCGTCATCGCGTCACCGGCCTTCTGAGGGAGGGGAGCAACGTGAAGGGCGTCCAGGCTCAGGATGCCGAGGGCCGGGCGCTCGAGTTGCGCGCGCGGCTCGTGATTGGTGCCGACGGCCGCGCTTCCGCCGTGGCGGCGGCGCTGGGGCTCCTGCGCCCGCACCGCCTCCGGCGCATGGCCCTCATCCAGCACGTGGCCGGGCTCGACGGCTTCGACGAGCGCGGAGAGATCTTCGTCGATCCGCCCGACTACGCCATTCTCAATCCCGTGGCTCCCGGTCTCGTCAACCTGGGCCTGGTCGTTCCCCTGGCGCATGCCAGGCCCTTCGCGGGCCGGCTCGAGACTTTCTTCCATGCGCGCCTCCGGCAATTGCCGCGGCTCTCCGCGCGGCTCGAGGGGATGAAGCCGGTGGGGGCCTTGCAGGCCATGGGTCCGCTGGCCTATCGAGTCAAGGAGCCGCGCGCGGGCGGCGTCATGCTCGCCGGAGACGCGACGGGCTTCTACGACCCGTTCACGGGCGAGGGGATCTTCACCGCGCTCCGATCCGCCGAGCTCCTGGCCGAGGTGGCGCATGCCGCCATCGAGCGCGGCACCCTCGAGGCATCCGCGCTCAGGCCCTATGCGGAGGCACGCCGCGAGCACTTCCGCGGCAAGGCGCGGCTCACCCGCGCGCTCCAGTTCGTGATCGCGCGGCGCCGGCTCGCCAATGCCGCGGCGCACGCGCTTCTGCGTCGCCCCGCCCTCCTTGATCTGCTCATGGGCGTTCTCGGGGATTTCGTGCCCCCGGCCGCTCTCTTCAGCAAAGGCTTCCGCTAG
- a CDS encoding methyltransferase domain-containing protein, which yields MERAHDAVEMLDRPAPFADLSQNLDDIARFNAFFGGARLTMRHVKRLVADLPRDRRVTVLDVGTGGGDIPRALVRWARRAGRSIRIFALDRDGETLRAAALRMAGYPEVTLVRGDALALPVRPCSVDVAISALVLHHLPPAEAAVSLAEMDRAARRGLVANDLFRSRLAHAVVWLTTRLLARNRMSRHDGPMSVRRAYTLGEVESLARRADLADVRVHRHAWALRLCAVRTTTQHSPRRSSTQPSPQGFALQLELPRLRDQLSPRLASARRRPSPRTAGSVSARTSRP from the coding sequence ATGGAGCGCGCGCACGACGCCGTCGAGATGCTCGACCGGCCTGCGCCCTTCGCCGACCTCTCCCAGAACCTGGACGACATCGCGCGCTTCAATGCCTTCTTCGGCGGAGCCCGGCTGACCATGCGTCACGTGAAACGCCTCGTCGCGGACCTGCCGCGTGATCGCCGCGTGACCGTCCTCGACGTGGGCACCGGGGGCGGCGATATCCCGCGCGCGCTCGTGCGGTGGGCGCGCCGCGCGGGTCGCTCCATCCGGATCTTCGCGCTGGATCGCGATGGCGAGACGCTCCGCGCGGCCGCCCTTCGGATGGCCGGCTATCCCGAGGTCACGCTGGTCCGCGGCGACGCCCTCGCCCTCCCCGTGCGGCCGTGCTCGGTGGACGTGGCCATCTCCGCCCTCGTGCTCCATCACCTGCCGCCCGCCGAGGCCGCGGTCTCCCTCGCCGAGATGGATCGCGCCGCCCGGCGGGGTCTCGTGGCCAATGATCTCTTCCGGAGCCGCCTGGCCCATGCCGTGGTCTGGCTGACCACGCGGCTCCTGGCCAGGAACCGCATGTCCCGCCACGACGGGCCCATGTCCGTCCGGCGCGCCTATACCCTCGGCGAGGTCGAGTCCCTCGCCCGGCGCGCCGATCTCGCCGACGTGCGCGTGCATCGCCACGCCTGGGCCTTGCGTCTCTGCGCCGTCAGGACCACGACCCAGCACTCGCCTCGCCGCTCATCTACTCAGCCCTCGCCTCAGGGCTTCGCCCTTCAGCTCGAACTGCCACGCCTGCGGGATCAACTCAGCCCTCGGCTCGCGTCGGCGAGGCGCCGCCCCTCGCCTCGAACAGCGGGCAGCGTCTCGGCTCGAACTTCCCGGCCATGA
- a CDS encoding type III polyketide synthase, with product MGTPRIVAVSTATPRHRFDQTTLLRMAGYEDPRRAGFFANSEIDGRYLYLDPETFTPGESVDELGERFRRGAIELGAEAVRRVVERAGWDLAEVDFLATTTCTGRLCPSLDAHLIATLGLKAGTQRVHVGDTGCASAMVALEQAHNHVQAFPRHRAVVVAVEICSTAYFLDDRLESAVAHAIFADGAGAMAIAGEGDGPVIVCHQSLFRSEHLGAMGFEFPGGRPRVVLSKDVRRIGAAMMKEMADLLMDSQGLKKEDVRHFVLHSAGRRVIEQARRLLDLDESQIAHSRHVLRHLGNMSSATVVFVLEETLRSGQPVPGDWGLMIALGPGFAAEGALLRW from the coding sequence ATGGGGACGCCGAGAATCGTCGCGGTGTCGACGGCCACGCCCCGCCACCGCTTCGACCAGACGACGCTCCTCCGCATGGCCGGCTACGAGGATCCGCGCCGCGCCGGTTTCTTCGCCAACAGCGAGATCGACGGGCGCTATCTCTACCTCGATCCCGAGACGTTCACGCCGGGCGAGAGCGTGGACGAGCTCGGCGAGCGCTTCCGCCGTGGCGCTATTGAACTAGGAGCGGAGGCCGTCCGGCGCGTGGTGGAGCGGGCGGGATGGGATCTCGCCGAGGTGGACTTCCTCGCCACCACGACGTGCACGGGCCGGTTGTGCCCGAGCCTCGACGCGCACCTCATCGCCACCCTCGGCCTCAAAGCCGGGACCCAGCGCGTCCACGTGGGCGACACGGGCTGCGCCAGCGCCATGGTCGCCCTCGAGCAGGCCCACAATCACGTGCAGGCCTTTCCGCGGCACCGCGCGGTGGTGGTGGCCGTGGAGATCTGCTCGACGGCGTACTTCCTCGACGACCGGCTCGAGAGCGCGGTGGCCCATGCCATCTTCGCCGATGGGGCGGGGGCCATGGCCATCGCCGGGGAGGGCGATGGCCCCGTCATCGTCTGCCATCAGAGCCTCTTTCGCTCCGAGCACCTCGGGGCCATGGGCTTCGAGTTTCCCGGCGGCCGGCCGCGGGTCGTCCTCTCCAAGGACGTGCGGCGCATCGGCGCCGCCATGATGAAAGAGATGGCCGATCTCCTCATGGACTCGCAGGGGCTCAAGAAGGAGGACGTGCGTCACTTCGTCCTCCACTCGGCGGGCCGCCGCGTGATCGAGCAGGCGCGCCGGCTCCTCGACCTCGACGAGTCGCAGATCGCCCACTCGCGCCACGTCTTGCGCCATCTCGGCAACATGTCCTCGGCCACCGTGGTCTTCGTGCTCGAAGAGACTCTGCGCTCGGGCCAGCCCGTGCCCGGCGACTGGGGGCTCATGATCGCCCTCGGCCCGGGGTTTGCCGCCGAAGGCGCGCTACTTCGCTGGTAG
- a CDS encoding gamma carbonic anhydrase family protein, whose product MPLFAFEGKSPRVHPTAFIAPTAVLIGDVIVEENASVWYNAVVRADFSPIIIRRGANVQDCAVIHVTPAGGTDVGAGATVGHLCLVHQATLGEECLVGNGSTVLDGVKIGVRAMIGAGSLVTPGTEIPDGVLALGSPCKVRGPLAGTPAERWVAMNPKGYQALAQRHRVGVSPA is encoded by the coding sequence ATGCCGCTCTTCGCCTTCGAAGGCAAGTCACCGCGCGTGCATCCGACCGCGTTCATCGCCCCCACCGCCGTCCTCATCGGGGACGTCATCGTCGAGGAGAATGCCTCGGTGTGGTACAACGCCGTCGTCCGTGCCGACTTCTCGCCCATCATCATCCGCCGCGGCGCCAACGTCCAGGACTGCGCGGTCATCCACGTCACCCCGGCCGGCGGCACCGATGTCGGCGCGGGGGCGACCGTCGGTCATCTCTGTCTGGTCCACCAGGCCACCCTCGGAGAGGAATGCCTGGTCGGCAATGGCTCGACGGTGCTCGACGGCGTGAAGATCGGCGTGCGCGCCATGATCGGCGCGGGCTCGCTCGTCACGCCCGGCACCGAGATCCCCGACGGCGTGCTCGCCCTGGGCTCCCCCTGCAAGGTCAGGGGCCCGCTCGCGGGGACGCCCGCCGAGCGCTGGGTGGCCATGAACCCGAAGGGCTACCAGGCGCTTGCCCAGCGGCATCGCGTCGGCGTCTCGCCGGCCTGA
- the mtgA gene encoding monofunctional biosynthetic peptidoglycan transglycosylase encodes MARRSLLGRLWRRFLLLGVLALGALLAWEAVTWPDVKALATRAPATTAFIERYKERERQAGRPPRVAYRFTPYAALSPHVKRAVLVAEDINFFSHGGFDWGEIRSAVEEALDDKKEAARGASTITQQLAKNLWLSPSRHPLRKVKEAILTWQLERSLSKRRILELYLNVVEFGPGIYGVGPAAERYFGKPAADLDEDEAALLAASLPRPSQWHPGITSRAYQRYVVSIRSRMGKAEFLWKQI; translated from the coding sequence GTGGCCCGGCGCTCCCTTCTCGGGAGGCTCTGGCGCCGCTTCTTACTGCTGGGCGTCCTCGCGCTCGGAGCGTTGCTGGCATGGGAGGCCGTGACGTGGCCCGACGTCAAGGCGCTCGCCACCCGGGCGCCCGCGACCACCGCCTTCATCGAGCGCTACAAGGAGCGCGAGCGCCAGGCGGGACGACCGCCGCGCGTCGCCTATCGCTTCACGCCCTATGCGGCGCTCTCCCCTCACGTCAAGCGCGCGGTCCTCGTCGCCGAGGACATCAACTTCTTCTCCCATGGCGGCTTCGACTGGGGCGAGATCCGAAGCGCCGTCGAGGAGGCCCTCGACGACAAGAAGGAGGCGGCGCGCGGGGCCTCCACCATCACCCAGCAGCTCGCCAAGAATCTGTGGCTGTCGCCGAGCCGCCACCCGCTCCGCAAGGTGAAGGAGGCGATCCTTACTTGGCAGCTCGAGCGCTCGCTGTCCAAGCGGCGCATCTTGGAGCTTTATCTGAACGTGGTGGAGTTCGGGCCGGGCATCTACGGCGTGGGTCCTGCCGCCGAGAGGTATTTCGGAAAGCCCGCGGCCGATCTCGACGAGGACGAGGCGGCACTGCTCGCCGCCTCGCTTCCCCGACCCTCGCAATGGCATCCCGGGATCACGAGCCGCGCCTATCAGCGCTATGTGGTGTCCATCCGCTCGCGCATGGGCAAGGCCGAGTTCCTCTGGAAGCAGATCTAG
- a CDS encoding CoA transferase translates to MSVLGGLKVLDVGTWLAGPAAATVMSDFGADVIKIEAPEGGDTYRKLQDLPGIPRSDIEYAWLLASRNKRSVALDLTTREGRDILLALVRRSDVLVTNFVPDRLARLKLTWEDVSAENPRLVFASLTAYGEAGAEASKTGFDLNAWWARTGLMDRVRAVGAAPARSMPGMGDYPTAMAVFGAIMMALYQRERMGRGSKVSTSLMANGAWTNSFLIQAALCGAAFAEPLPRERGLNALTSMYRCRDGRWFVLSLLAEDKAWEPFSRAIERPDLREDPRFKRQSDRRANSQALIAILDAVFAERDWEEWRARLDAQGLTFGAIATVADATRDQQMTAAGVIVPFDDAGVPGLRTVSSPIAMTGETKATPRRAPRLGEHTDEVLRSLGHDDAAIQALRERGIIGG, encoded by the coding sequence GTGTCCGTCCTCGGCGGCCTCAAGGTCCTCGACGTCGGCACCTGGCTGGCGGGGCCCGCGGCGGCCACCGTCATGTCCGATTTCGGCGCCGACGTCATCAAGATCGAGGCGCCCGAGGGTGGCGACACGTACCGCAAGCTCCAGGACCTGCCCGGCATTCCCCGGAGTGACATCGAGTACGCGTGGCTCCTCGCCTCGAGGAACAAGCGCAGCGTCGCCCTCGACCTGACCACCCGCGAGGGGCGCGACATCCTGCTCGCTCTCGTGCGGCGCTCCGACGTCCTCGTCACGAACTTCGTGCCGGACCGGCTGGCCCGGCTCAAGCTCACCTGGGAGGACGTCAGCGCCGAGAATCCGCGTCTCGTCTTCGCCTCGCTCACCGCCTACGGCGAGGCGGGGGCGGAGGCGAGCAAGACGGGCTTCGATCTCAACGCGTGGTGGGCCCGCACCGGGCTCATGGATCGCGTGCGCGCCGTGGGCGCCGCCCCCGCCCGGTCGATGCCGGGCATGGGCGACTATCCGACCGCCATGGCTGTCTTCGGCGCCATCATGATGGCGCTCTATCAGCGGGAGCGCATGGGCCGCGGCTCCAAGGTCTCGACCTCCCTCATGGCCAATGGCGCCTGGACCAACAGCTTCCTCATCCAGGCGGCCCTGTGCGGGGCCGCCTTCGCCGAGCCGCTGCCGCGCGAGCGCGGCTTGAACGCGCTGACCAGCATGTACCGCTGTCGCGACGGTCGCTGGTTCGTGCTGTCCTTGCTCGCCGAGGACAAGGCGTGGGAGCCGTTCTCTCGGGCCATCGAGCGTCCGGACCTCCGCGAGGATCCTCGCTTCAAGCGGCAGAGCGACCGTCGGGCCAATTCTCAAGCGCTCATCGCCATCCTGGATGCGGTCTTCGCCGAGCGGGACTGGGAAGAATGGCGCGCGCGCCTGGACGCCCAGGGCCTGACCTTCGGGGCGATCGCGACCGTGGCTGATGCCACCCGCGATCAGCAGATGACGGCGGCCGGGGTGATCGTGCCGTTCGACGACGCGGGCGTGCCGGGGCTCCGCACCGTGTCGAGCCCCATCGCCATGACGGGAGAGACCAAGGCCACGCCGAGGCGCGCGCCGCGACTGGGCGAGCACACGGACGAGGTGCTGCGCTCGCTCGGCCACGACGACGCGGCGATCCAGGCCCTGCGCGAGCGCGGCATCATCGGCGGCTAG
- a CDS encoding LLM class flavin-dependent oxidoreductase yields MKVPRFGLNRFDSRSVDTLAADVRRAEMLGWDAAFQPDSQLRRRDTYVLLAAAARATTTIMLGPLLANPVNRHPSVTASSIATIDELAPGRVLLGWGVGDTAVRLAGLKPARVKDLEESTRLMRALLDGESVEVGADRPARLPHHRPVPIWIAAGGPRTLRMAGRVADGVFIRVGTHPANIRAAVDAIRAGAAEAGRDPARVGLAAIFHTVLLDEPSRAVTMAKSMAAGYYEYSPRLFDPPGLTWSGPEPETLKHQHKVWPDFHHAADLEASGRVVDFLQTSAADAFSLRGGPIEVADQLVEVLREAQVEFDYVVLHPIPDPPVPQDPERGYTARVAREVLPRVRAALAPSARDAR; encoded by the coding sequence ATGAAGGTTCCCCGCTTCGGGCTGAACCGCTTCGACTCCCGCTCCGTGGACACGCTGGCCGCGGATGTCCGGCGCGCGGAGATGCTCGGGTGGGACGCGGCGTTCCAGCCCGACTCCCAGCTCCGCCGGCGCGACACCTACGTGCTCCTCGCCGCGGCCGCGCGGGCGACGACGACGATCATGCTGGGTCCGCTCCTCGCCAATCCCGTGAACCGGCACCCGTCGGTGACCGCGTCCTCGATCGCCACCATCGACGAGTTGGCGCCCGGCCGGGTTCTCCTCGGCTGGGGCGTGGGCGACACGGCCGTGAGGCTGGCGGGGCTCAAGCCCGCCCGCGTCAAGGATCTGGAGGAGAGCACGCGCCTCATGCGCGCATTGCTGGACGGCGAGTCGGTCGAGGTCGGCGCCGACCGGCCCGCGCGGCTCCCGCATCATCGGCCGGTGCCCATCTGGATCGCCGCGGGTGGCCCGCGCACCCTGCGCATGGCGGGCCGGGTGGCCGACGGCGTGTTCATCCGTGTGGGGACTCACCCGGCGAACATCCGCGCGGCCGTCGACGCCATCCGGGCGGGCGCGGCGGAAGCCGGTCGCGATCCGGCCCGCGTCGGGCTGGCCGCCATCTTTCACACCGTGCTCCTCGATGAGCCGAGCCGCGCCGTGACCATGGCCAAGTCCATGGCGGCCGGCTACTACGAGTACTCGCCCCGGCTCTTCGACCCGCCCGGGCTCACGTGGTCGGGGCCGGAGCCCGAGACCTTGAAGCATCAGCACAAGGTCTGGCCGGATTTCCATCACGCGGCGGATCTCGAGGCGAGCGGGCGCGTCGTCGATTTCTTGCAGACGAGCGCCGCCGACGCCTTCAGCCTGCGCGGCGGGCCGATCGAGGTGGCGGATCAGCTCGTGGAGGTGCTTCGCGAAGCGCAGGTGGAGTTCGACTACGTGGTGCTGCACCCCATCCCCGACCCGCCGGTGCCGCAAGATCCCGAGCGCGGCTACACCGCGCGGGTGGCTCGCGAGGTGCTGCCTCGCGTGCGCGCGGCCCTGGCGCCGAGCGCGCGCGACGCGCGCTGA
- a CDS encoding SDR family oxidoreductase has product MASSFDVPDDWGLSGKVAIVTGAGAARTGIGNGRAAAILLAKAGARVIVVDREIELAEQTAAMIKEQGGEGVAFQADVTRAEDCAGMVKTALDRFGRLDFLDNNVGIGSRGSVLDETQENWRRVMQVNVETMFLAAKHAIPAMIRGGGGAIVNVSSISALRPRGLTVYTVSKGAVIALTRAMAVDHGKDGIRVNCVAPGPVYTPMVYERGMTPAARDQRRRASVLGIEGTGWNIGHAVRFLLSDYASYITGHTLVVDGGATLVGPARESQA; this is encoded by the coding sequence ATGGCCTCGAGCTTCGATGTGCCGGATGACTGGGGACTGAGCGGGAAAGTCGCCATCGTGACGGGCGCGGGAGCGGCGCGGACGGGTATCGGTAATGGCCGCGCCGCTGCCATCCTGCTGGCTAAGGCGGGCGCGCGGGTCATCGTGGTGGATCGCGAGATCGAGCTTGCCGAGCAGACGGCTGCCATGATCAAGGAGCAGGGGGGCGAGGGCGTCGCCTTCCAGGCGGATGTCACCCGCGCCGAGGACTGCGCGGGCATGGTCAAGACCGCGCTCGATCGCTTCGGGCGCCTCGACTTCCTCGACAACAATGTCGGGATCGGCAGCCGGGGATCCGTCCTCGACGAGACCCAGGAGAACTGGCGCCGTGTCATGCAGGTCAACGTCGAGACCATGTTCCTGGCCGCCAAGCACGCCATCCCTGCCATGATCCGTGGGGGCGGCGGAGCCATCGTCAACGTGTCGTCGATCTCGGCGCTGCGGCCGCGGGGACTCACGGTCTACACCGTGTCCAAGGGCGCGGTGATCGCGCTCACGCGCGCCATGGCCGTCGATCACGGCAAGGACGGCATCCGCGTGAACTGCGTGGCCCCGGGACCGGTCTACACGCCGATGGTCTACGAGCGGGGCATGACCCCGGCCGCCCGCGACCAGCGCCGCCGCGCCTCCGTCCTGGGCATCGAGGGGACCGGCTGGAACATCGGCCACGCCGTGCGCTTTCTCCTCTCGGACTACGCGAGCTACATCACGGGCCATACCCTGGTCGTGGACGGCGGCGCCACGCTGGTCGGGCCCGCGCGGGAGAGCCAGGCATGA
- a CDS encoding CoA transferase, translated as MTTDGFIALQKLWDLAGGDPAALDRVTLTGADPILPTNFKIGTAASAVIAATALAATEIWRLRTGRGQSVAVDLRAAVAAFRSERYLRAESQPDIHRRDPIFGFYQAGDGRWIQIHSNMPHHREGALKLLGCEGTRESVEDAVAKWTAGDLENAFASAGLPTGMVRSRAEWHAHPQGLAVAALPLLEIEKIGEAPPEPAGSGPRALSGLRVLDLTRVIAGPVGGRTLAAYGADVLLVSAPHLPNLPGLVIDTGLGKLSASLDLRQPAAAETLRGLVREADVFCQSYRPGALARLGLAPEELAKIRPGIVCVTLSAFGHTGPWRERRGFETIIQSVSGMAHEHGFAVGADGPQHLPAQVVDHGTGYLAALGALIALARRAREGGSYLVRVSLAQTGRWVDALGRVEGRRTQDLSLEAVQDLIADMDTPFGRLRHVQPAARLSETPAFWSRPTVPLGTHAAAWPA; from the coding sequence ATGACGACTGACGGCTTCATCGCCCTGCAGAAGCTGTGGGACCTGGCGGGCGGCGACCCCGCCGCGCTCGACCGCGTGACGCTGACGGGCGCCGATCCTATCCTGCCCACCAATTTCAAGATCGGTACCGCAGCCTCCGCAGTGATCGCCGCCACCGCGCTCGCCGCCACCGAGATCTGGCGGCTGCGGACGGGGCGCGGGCAGTCGGTGGCGGTGGATCTGCGCGCGGCGGTCGCCGCGTTCAGGAGCGAGCGCTACCTGCGCGCGGAGAGCCAGCCGGACATCCATCGGCGCGATCCCATCTTCGGCTTCTATCAGGCGGGAGACGGGCGGTGGATCCAGATCCACTCCAACATGCCGCACCATCGCGAGGGGGCCCTCAAGCTGCTGGGCTGCGAGGGCACGCGGGAGAGCGTCGAGGACGCGGTGGCCAAGTGGACCGCGGGCGATCTCGAGAATGCCTTCGCCTCCGCGGGGCTCCCTACCGGCATGGTGCGCTCGCGCGCGGAATGGCACGCGCATCCCCAGGGGCTCGCCGTGGCCGCGCTTCCCCTCCTGGAGATCGAGAAGATCGGCGAGGCCCCGCCCGAGCCCGCGGGCTCGGGACCGCGCGCGCTCTCGGGCCTCCGCGTGCTCGATCTCACGCGCGTCATCGCGGGACCCGTGGGCGGCCGCACCCTCGCCGCCTACGGCGCCGACGTGCTGCTCGTTTCCGCCCCCCACCTGCCGAATCTGCCGGGGCTCGTGATCGACACCGGGCTGGGCAAGCTCTCGGCCTCGCTCGACCTGCGTCAGCCCGCGGCCGCCGAGACGCTTCGCGGCCTCGTCCGGGAGGCCGACGTCTTCTGCCAGTCCTATCGTCCGGGAGCGCTCGCCCGCCTCGGCCTCGCCCCCGAGGAGCTGGCAAAGATTCGCCCGGGCATCGTTTGTGTCACCCTCTCCGCCTTCGGCCACACCGGCCCATGGCGCGAGCGCCGGGGATTCGAGACCATCATCCAGTCCGTCAGCGGAATGGCGCACGAGCACGGGTTCGCGGTCGGCGCCGATGGGCCTCAGCACCTGCCCGCTCAGGTCGTGGACCACGGTACGGGATACCTCGCCGCGCTCGGGGCGCTGATCGCGCTCGCTCGCCGCGCGCGCGAGGGCGGGAGCTATCTGGTCCGCGTGTCGCTGGCCCAGACGGGGCGCTGGGTCGACGCCCTCGGCCGCGTGGAAGGCCGGCGCACCCAGGATCTCTCGCTGGAGGCCGTCCAGGACCTCATCGCGGACATGGACACGCCCTTCGGCCGGCTCCGCCACGTCCAGCCCGCCGCGCGACTCTCGGAGACGCCCGCCTTCTGGTCTCGCCCCACCGTGCCCCTCGGCACGCACGCCGCCGCCTGGCCCGCCTGA
- a CDS encoding EamA family transporter, whose translation MTPADVFLAVLVVVIWGVAFIATKIGLASFSPPELAALRFVIASLPALFLARPPVSWPLLGTIGLTLFAGQFLFQFFGIAYGMPPGLAAIVVQTQALFTILFAALVLRERPTRRQVAGTATAFAGLALIAATVGGDLTALGLGLTTVSAISWAIGNVLVKRLPPVEMLNLMVWLSLVPPLPSLALSMVLDGPTDLGRAIASASWLGMAAVLYLGVVATVFAYALWGLLLRRYPAATVTPFALLAPFVASYSSSLVFGERFGPLRLSGMALVLLGIAVIVLPVTRWSRVTAIPG comes from the coding sequence GTGACGCCCGCCGATGTCTTCCTCGCCGTCCTTGTCGTCGTGATCTGGGGCGTTGCCTTCATCGCGACCAAGATCGGGCTCGCCTCCTTTTCGCCGCCTGAGCTGGCCGCCCTTCGATTCGTCATCGCCTCGCTGCCCGCCCTGTTCCTCGCGCGCCCTCCCGTCTCCTGGCCGCTCCTCGGCACGATCGGGCTCACCCTCTTCGCGGGGCAATTCCTCTTCCAGTTCTTCGGCATCGCCTACGGCATGCCGCCGGGACTGGCCGCGATCGTCGTCCAGACCCAGGCCTTGTTCACCATCCTCTTCGCGGCGCTGGTCCTGCGTGAGCGCCCGACCCGGAGGCAGGTTGCCGGGACGGCCACGGCGTTCGCGGGGCTCGCCCTCATCGCGGCGACGGTCGGTGGCGATCTCACCGCCCTCGGCCTGGGCCTGACCACGGTCTCCGCCATCAGCTGGGCCATCGGCAACGTGCTCGTGAAGCGGCTGCCCCCCGTGGAGATGCTGAATCTCATGGTCTGGCTCAGTCTCGTGCCGCCGCTTCCCTCCCTTGCCCTGTCCATGGTGCTCGACGGTCCCACGGATCTCGGCCGCGCGATCGCCTCCGCCTCGTGGCTCGGGATGGCCGCCGTCCTCTACCTCGGTGTCGTGGCCACGGTCTTCGCCTATGCCCTCTGGGGCTTGCTGCTGCGCCGCTATCCCGCGGCGACGGTGACGCCGTTCGCCCTCCTCGCGCCCTTCGTCGCTTCGTATTCGTCGTCTCTGGTGTTCGGGGAGCGCTTCGGCCCGCTGCGGCTGAGCGGGATGGCCCTGGTGCTGCTCGGCATTGCCGTGATCGTGCTGCCCGTGACTCGCTGGTCGCGGGTCACGGCCATTCCCGGATGA
- a CDS encoding LysE family translocator: protein MPEFASLGLFIAAALVLLLTPGPAVLYIVARSIDQGRRAGLVSMLGVHAGTLVHVAAAAAGLSALLAASAMAFSVVKYLGATYLIFLGVRRLLDRTTSVASPRPERPRLRRAFLDGVVVNVLNPKTALFFLAFLPQFVITARGDVGAQILGLGLLFVGLGVITDGLYAVGAGTAAQWLRGNPRFVRSERWVSGSMYIGLGVAAAFSSSHRK from the coding sequence CTGCCCGAGTTCGCCAGCCTCGGCCTCTTCATCGCCGCGGCCCTGGTGCTGCTGCTCACGCCCGGCCCCGCCGTGCTCTACATCGTGGCGCGCAGCATAGACCAGGGCCGCCGGGCCGGGCTCGTATCCATGCTGGGAGTCCACGCGGGCACCCTCGTGCATGTCGCCGCGGCGGCGGCGGGGCTCTCCGCCTTGCTCGCCGCCTCCGCCATGGCCTTCAGCGTGGTCAAGTACCTCGGGGCGACCTATCTCATCTTCCTCGGCGTGCGCCGGCTGCTCGACCGGACGACGAGCGTCGCGTCCCCGCGCCCCGAGCGGCCTCGCCTGCGCCGCGCATTTCTGGACGGCGTCGTCGTCAACGTGCTCAACCCGAAGACGGCGCTGTTCTTCCTCGCCTTCCTGCCTCAGTTCGTCATCACCGCCCGCGGCGATGTGGGCGCTCAGATCCTTGGCCTCGGGCTGCTCTTCGTCGGGCTGGGCGTGATCACCGACGGTCTCTACGCGGTGGGGGCGGGGACGGCGGCGCAGTGGCTGCGCGGCAATCCGCGGTTCGTGAGGAGCGAGCGCTGGGTCTCCGGGAGCATGTACATCGGGCTCGGCGTGGCCGCGGCATTCTCGAGCAGCCACCGGAAGTAG